From Streptomyces sp. NBC_00690, a single genomic window includes:
- a CDS encoding LysR substrate-binding domain-containing protein, protein MTGSEAPPSFRLAYVPGVTPTKWVRIWHERLPAVPLTLVPVSAAEAADVLRARSVDAGFVRLPIDRTDLSAIPLYAEATVVVVPKDHVVAAVDEVSPGDLADEIVLHPLDDTLEWEERPGLAAKERPATTADAIELVAAGVGVLVVPQSLARLHHRKDLTYRTVMDAPESRVALSWPEDETTDLVEQFIGIVRGRTVNSSRGPQAPAQPQAKRPDAGGARKKPAAGKSAGRGGRAGSGTAKAKGRGKPRRRS, encoded by the coding sequence GTGACAGGCTCGGAAGCACCCCCCTCATTTCGACTCGCGTACGTTCCGGGCGTGACGCCGACCAAGTGGGTCCGGATCTGGCACGAGCGGCTCCCGGCGGTCCCCCTGACGCTCGTCCCGGTGTCCGCCGCCGAAGCCGCGGACGTGTTGCGCGCCCGAAGTGTCGACGCCGGATTCGTCCGTCTGCCGATCGACCGGACGGACCTCAGCGCCATTCCCCTGTATGCGGAGGCGACGGTCGTCGTGGTCCCCAAGGACCATGTGGTGGCGGCGGTCGATGAGGTGTCCCCGGGCGACCTCGCGGACGAGATCGTGTTGCATCCCCTCGATGACACCCTGGAGTGGGAGGAGCGACCGGGGCTGGCCGCCAAGGAGCGCCCCGCCACCACGGCGGACGCCATCGAGTTGGTGGCTGCGGGAGTGGGAGTCCTCGTCGTACCGCAGTCGCTCGCGCGGTTGCACCACCGCAAGGACCTCACCTACCGAACGGTCATGGACGCTCCCGAGTCCCGAGTGGCGCTGTCCTGGCCCGAGGACGAGACCACCGACCTGGTGGAACAGTTCATCGGAATCGTTCGGGGGCGGACCGTCAACAGCTCCCGCGGTCCTCAGGCCCCGGCTCAGCCCCAGGCGAAGCGCCCCGATGCGGGAGGCGCCCGTAAGAAGCCCGCGGCGGGCAAGTCAGCGGGACGGGGCGGTCGCGCCGGTTCCGGTACGGCCAAGGCGAAGGGACGCGGCAAGCCGCGACGTCGCTCCTAG
- a CDS encoding DUF4328 domain-containing protein, with product MTDLYKVYRGWQTYSLTPTNEGFSFVAQEELDSAHLAYNLANSIGFTAFLLCGIAFVVWFHRMRRNAGTFEPAAFRLGSGWAIGSWFFPFVNLALPYLIARSIWSVGARPAAEGKVTTWPLHLWWGLFIGSTLLGAVSNYFYNAAESFEEQRDALVLAMTADASWIVAAAAAVYFVIRLTDALDSKVAAAQPV from the coding sequence ATGACCGATCTGTACAAGGTCTACCGGGGGTGGCAGACCTACTCGCTGACACCGACGAACGAAGGCTTCTCCTTCGTCGCCCAGGAGGAGTTGGACAGCGCCCACCTGGCGTACAACCTCGCCAACTCGATCGGTTTCACCGCGTTCCTCCTCTGCGGGATCGCCTTCGTCGTCTGGTTCCACCGGATGCGCCGCAACGCCGGGACGTTCGAACCCGCAGCCTTCCGACTAGGTTCCGGCTGGGCCATCGGTTCCTGGTTCTTCCCGTTCGTGAACCTGGCGCTGCCCTATCTCATCGCACGCTCGATCTGGAGCGTGGGCGCCCGCCCGGCAGCCGAGGGCAAGGTCACCACCTGGCCACTGCACCTGTGGTGGGGCCTGTTCATCGGCAGCACGCTGCTCGGCGCTGTCAGCAACTACTTCTACAACGCGGCCGAGTCCTTCGAGGAGCAGCGGGACGCCTTGGTCCTGGCGATGACGGCAGACGCCTCGTGGATCGTGGCCGCCGCGGCGGCGGTCTACTTCGTCATCCGGCTGACGGACGCGTTGGACTCGAAGGTGGCCGCGGCGCAGCCCGTGTGA
- a CDS encoding NADPH-dependent F420 reductase, which translates to MTTAIVGTGNIGSRLAANLVAGGETVLVASRDLDDARALATRLGERAAAVTVDEAVDAADTLVLAVWFDTIKELVGQYGDRLDGKIVVDPSNPIAQNDQGEFSKTIPEDESAGATIAALLPTGARPVKAFGTLSADSLTSAARRSPDRGVGFYATDDEAAGREVADLIRAAGFDPLKVGGIDQSVRIEVFGDLHEFTIGSVPSLNEAKKLV; encoded by the coding sequence ATGACAACGGCGATTGTGGGCACGGGCAACATCGGTTCCCGCCTGGCCGCCAACCTGGTCGCGGGCGGCGAGACGGTCCTGGTCGCCAGCCGTGACCTCGACGACGCCCGCGCGCTTGCCACCCGGCTCGGCGAACGGGCCGCCGCCGTGACCGTGGACGAAGCCGTCGACGCGGCAGACACCCTGGTCCTCGCGGTCTGGTTCGACACCATCAAGGAACTGGTGGGGCAGTACGGGGACCGGCTCGACGGGAAGATCGTCGTGGATCCGTCCAACCCGATCGCCCAGAACGACCAGGGGGAATTCTCCAAGACCATCCCGGAGGACGAGTCTGCGGGCGCGACCATCGCCGCACTGCTTCCCACGGGCGCCCGACCGGTGAAGGCGTTCGGCACCCTCTCGGCGGACTCCCTCACCTCGGCGGCCCGCCGCTCCCCGGACCGGGGAGTCGGCTTCTACGCGACGGACGACGAAGCCGCGGGCCGCGAAGTGGCCGATCTGATCCGCGCCGCCGGCTTCGACCCCCTGAAGGTGGGCGGAATCGACCAGTCCGTGCGGATCGAGGTCTTCGGAGACCTCCATGAGTTCACCATCGGCTCGGTGCCGTCCCTGAATGAGGCGAAGAAGCTGGTCTGA